One Ricinus communis isolate WT05 ecotype wild-type chromosome 2, ASM1957865v1, whole genome shotgun sequence DNA segment encodes these proteins:
- the LOC8288542 gene encoding protein MRG2 isoform X1 — translation MGSSNTELNSDSSPTISDGSTTKVASDSKTETETETANENDEVSPSPYEVGEKVLAYHSQQIYEAKVIIADYQSKEWQYYVHYPGWNKNWDEWVGVNRLMKYNDENVQKFLVTKQGQEKNTKAGRGSHIKPKSSSAARGRKRKSDSLSKEKGILSLEKLVNLQIPPTLKKQLLDDCQFITHLGKLVKLPRTPNVDDIMKKYLDYRLKKDGLISEAVGEIIKGLCWYFNKALVVMLLYKSEREQYTDAIKDDVSPSTVYGAEHLLRLFVKLPELLIYANIEDETLMELQQVFAEFLKYDLSLETFTVQILQTLHFDLHGFLQKNQSAFFLSTYHVLEDTETSSNR, via the exons ATGGGAAGCTCAAACACTGAATTGAATTCGGACTCCTCTCCCACCATATCCGACGGGTCAACTACCAAAGTCGCCTCCGACTCAAAAACCGAAACCGAAACCGAAACCGCAAACGAAAACGATGAGGTATCTCCTAGTCCTTATGAAGTTGGTGAAAAGGTCCTTGCTTACCATAGCCAACAAATTTATGAAGCCAAG GTGATTATAGCTGATTATCAATCCAAGGAATGGCAATATTATGTTCATTACCCT GGTTGGAACAAAAA TTGGGATGAATGGGTTGGAGTCAATCGTCTTATGAAATATAATGATGAGAATGTACAGAAATTCCTCGTAACAAAGCAGGGCCAAGAGAAAAACACAAAAGCAGGGCGTGGATCACATATTAAACCAAAAAGTTCCAGCG CTGCAAGGGGCAGAAAGCGGAAGAGTGACTCTCTGAGTAAG GAAAAAGGCATTCTATCCTTAGAAAAGCTTGTGAATCTCCAAATTCCACCAACGCTAAAGAAGCAACTTCTTGATGATTGTCAATTTATCACTCACCTGGGCAAG CTTGTTAAACTTCCTCGTACCCCTAATGTGGATGACATCATGAAGAAGTATCTTGATTATAGATTAAAGAAAGATGGCTT GATTTCTGAAGCTGTTGGAGAGATTATAAAAGGTTTATGTTGGTACTTCAACAAGGCATTAGTGGTAATGCTTCTGTACAAAAGTGAGCGTGAACAGTATACTGATGCAattaaagatgatgtttctccCTCAACAGTATATGGTGCTGAGCATCTATTGCGCCTGTTTG TTAAGTTGCCAGAGCTATTGATCTATGCAAACATTGAAGACGAGACACTGATGGAGTTGCAGCAAGTATTTGCTGAATTTCTCAAGTATGACCTCTCATTGGAGACATTCACTGTGCAAATCCTTCAAACTCTGCATTTTGATCTACATGg GTTTCTACAGAAAAATCAGAGCGCTTTTTTCCTCTCTACTTACCATGTACTGGAAGACACTGAAACAAGCTCCAACAGATAA
- the LOC8288542 gene encoding protein MRG1 isoform X3, producing MGSSNTELNSDSSPTISDGSTTKVASDSKTETETETANENDEVIIADYQSKEWQYYVHYPGWNKNWDEWVGVNRLMKYNDENVQKFLVTKQGQEKNTKAGRGSHIKPKSSSAARGRKRKSDSLSKEKGILSLEKLVNLQIPPTLKKQLLDDCQFITHLGKLVKLPRTPNVDDIMKKYLDYRLKKDGLISEAVGEIIKGLCWYFNKALVVMLLYKSEREQYTDAIKDDVSPSTVYGAEHLLRLFVKLPELLIYANIEDETLMELQQVFAEFLKYDLSLETFTVQILQTLHFDLHGFLQKNQSAFFLSTYHVLEDTETSSNR from the exons ATGGGAAGCTCAAACACTGAATTGAATTCGGACTCCTCTCCCACCATATCCGACGGGTCAACTACCAAAGTCGCCTCCGACTCAAAAACCGAAACCGAAACCGAAACCGCAAACGAAAACGATGAG GTGATTATAGCTGATTATCAATCCAAGGAATGGCAATATTATGTTCATTACCCT GGTTGGAACAAAAA TTGGGATGAATGGGTTGGAGTCAATCGTCTTATGAAATATAATGATGAGAATGTACAGAAATTCCTCGTAACAAAGCAGGGCCAAGAGAAAAACACAAAAGCAGGGCGTGGATCACATATTAAACCAAAAAGTTCCAGCG CTGCAAGGGGCAGAAAGCGGAAGAGTGACTCTCTGAGTAAG GAAAAAGGCATTCTATCCTTAGAAAAGCTTGTGAATCTCCAAATTCCACCAACGCTAAAGAAGCAACTTCTTGATGATTGTCAATTTATCACTCACCTGGGCAAG CTTGTTAAACTTCCTCGTACCCCTAATGTGGATGACATCATGAAGAAGTATCTTGATTATAGATTAAAGAAAGATGGCTT GATTTCTGAAGCTGTTGGAGAGATTATAAAAGGTTTATGTTGGTACTTCAACAAGGCATTAGTGGTAATGCTTCTGTACAAAAGTGAGCGTGAACAGTATACTGATGCAattaaagatgatgtttctccCTCAACAGTATATGGTGCTGAGCATCTATTGCGCCTGTTTG TTAAGTTGCCAGAGCTATTGATCTATGCAAACATTGAAGACGAGACACTGATGGAGTTGCAGCAAGTATTTGCTGAATTTCTCAAGTATGACCTCTCATTGGAGACATTCACTGTGCAAATCCTTCAAACTCTGCATTTTGATCTACATGg GTTTCTACAGAAAAATCAGAGCGCTTTTTTCCTCTCTACTTACCATGTACTGGAAGACACTGAAACAAGCTCCAACAGATAA
- the LOC8288542 gene encoding protein MRG2 isoform X2, with amino-acid sequence MGSSNTELNSDSSPTISDGSTTKVASDSKTETETETANENDEVSPSPYEVGEKVLAYHSQQIYEAKVIIADYQSKEWQYYVHYPGWNKNWDEWVGVNRLMKYNDENVQKFLVTKQGQEKNTKAGRGSHIKPKSSSAARGRKRKSDSLSKEKGILSLEKLVNLQIPPTLKKQLLDDCQFITHLGKLVKLPRTPNVDDIMKKYLDYRLKKDGLISEAVGEIIKGLCWYFNKALVVMLLYKSEREQYTDAIKDDVSPSTVYGAEHLLRLFVKLPELLIYANIEDETLMELQQVFAEFLKFLQKNQSAFFLSTYHVLEDTETSSNR; translated from the exons ATGGGAAGCTCAAACACTGAATTGAATTCGGACTCCTCTCCCACCATATCCGACGGGTCAACTACCAAAGTCGCCTCCGACTCAAAAACCGAAACCGAAACCGAAACCGCAAACGAAAACGATGAGGTATCTCCTAGTCCTTATGAAGTTGGTGAAAAGGTCCTTGCTTACCATAGCCAACAAATTTATGAAGCCAAG GTGATTATAGCTGATTATCAATCCAAGGAATGGCAATATTATGTTCATTACCCT GGTTGGAACAAAAA TTGGGATGAATGGGTTGGAGTCAATCGTCTTATGAAATATAATGATGAGAATGTACAGAAATTCCTCGTAACAAAGCAGGGCCAAGAGAAAAACACAAAAGCAGGGCGTGGATCACATATTAAACCAAAAAGTTCCAGCG CTGCAAGGGGCAGAAAGCGGAAGAGTGACTCTCTGAGTAAG GAAAAAGGCATTCTATCCTTAGAAAAGCTTGTGAATCTCCAAATTCCACCAACGCTAAAGAAGCAACTTCTTGATGATTGTCAATTTATCACTCACCTGGGCAAG CTTGTTAAACTTCCTCGTACCCCTAATGTGGATGACATCATGAAGAAGTATCTTGATTATAGATTAAAGAAAGATGGCTT GATTTCTGAAGCTGTTGGAGAGATTATAAAAGGTTTATGTTGGTACTTCAACAAGGCATTAGTGGTAATGCTTCTGTACAAAAGTGAGCGTGAACAGTATACTGATGCAattaaagatgatgtttctccCTCAACAGTATATGGTGCTGAGCATCTATTGCGCCTGTTTG TTAAGTTGCCAGAGCTATTGATCTATGCAAACATTGAAGACGAGACACTGATGGAGTTGCAGCAAGTATTTGCTGAATTTCTCAA GTTTCTACAGAAAAATCAGAGCGCTTTTTTCCTCTCTACTTACCATGTACTGGAAGACACTGAAACAAGCTCCAACAGATAA
- the LOC8288545 gene encoding putative receptor protein kinase ZmPK1, with translation MISPTGVFSAGFYPVGDSAYFSKPSCTANKCTVVWMANRDFPVNGKRSELLLLATGNVIITDAGQSTAWSTDTFSLFSTELRLYDSGNLVLRNMEGVVLWQSFESPTDTLLPWQPLTRNIQLVSSRSPTNFSTGFYKLLFDDYNLLCLVYDDPVVSSVYWPYAWLRSWEGGRFPYSSSRIAILDSLGRFTSSDNFSFISADFGVRLQRRLTLDSDGNARLYIREDDSATWVVSWQARSKLCEIHGICGQNSTCSYNPFSGSKCSCLPGYKIKNATDWSYGCEPEFNLPCDNDTEVGFIKLENIEFYGNDNGFFPNISLKMCEKLCLQSCNCKGYQYRYIENSVVPSCYPKMLLASGTASWIAGIIDPMSDSEYEKSKMELLLTVALECVEDDKDARPTMRRVVELLLQLENHN, from the coding sequence ATGATTTCACCCACTGGAGTTTTCTCTGCTGGCTTTTATCCTGTCGGAGACAGTGCCTATTTTAGCAAACCATCTTGCACTGCTAACAAGTGCACAGTTGTTTGGATGGCAAATCGTGATTTTCCTGTTAATGGCAAACGCTCAGAGCTGTTACTATTGGCAACTGGAAATGTCATAATAACCGATGCTGGCCAGTCCACTGCTTGGTCAACAGACACCTTTTCGCTTTTTTCAACAGAATTACGCCTCTATGACTCTGGGAATCTTGTTCTGCGTAACATggaaggggttgttttatggCAAAGCTTTGAGTCACCTACGGATACTCTTCTTCCATGGCAACCGCTCACAAGAAACATCCAGCTCGTCTCATCAAGAAGCCCAACGAATTTTTCCACTGGCTTCTACAAGCTACTATTTGATGACTATAACCTTTTATGTCTTGTCTATGATGATCCAGTGGTTTCAAGTGTTTATTGGCCATATGCGTGGCTTCGAAGCTGGGAAGGCGGCAGGTTTCCATACAGCAGCAGTAGAATTGCCATACTTGATTCGTTAGGAAGGTTCACTTCATCTGataatttcagttttatttcAGCAGATTTTGGAGTGAGACTCCAACGAAGGTTGACACTTGATTCTGATGGGAATGCCAGACTGTATATACGAGAGGATGATAGCGCAACTTGGGTTGTTTCGTGGCAAGCTAGATCTAAACTATGTGAAATTCATGGAATCTGTGGACAGAACAGCACATGTAGCTATAATCCATTTTCTGGTAGTAAGTGTTCTTGTCTTCCaggatataaaataaagaatgctACCGACTGGTCTTATGGTTGTGAACCAGAATTCAACCTCCCGTGTGACAATGATACAGAGGTTGGATTTATCAAACTTGAAAATATCGAATTTTATGGCAATGATAATGGGTTTTTTCCCAATATTAGCTTGAAGATGTGCGAGAAATTATGTTTGCAATCGTGCAACTGCAAAGGATATCAGTACAGGTATATTGAGAACAGTGTTGTTCCTAGTTGTTATCCTAAGATGTTATTAGCCAGTGGAACGGCTTCGTGGATTGCTGGGATCATAGATCCCATGTCGGAtagtgaatatgagaaatctaAGATGGAACTTCTGCTTACAGTTGCACTTGAATGTGTAGAGGATGACAAAGATGCCAGACCCACCATGCGGAGAGTCGTTGAGTTGCTTCTGCAACTTGAAAATCATAATTGA